Proteins from one Lachnospiraceae bacterium genomic window:
- a CDS encoding sigma-70 family RNA polymerase sigma factor, with protein MELIRKAQQGDAQSREQLVAQNTGLVWASVRRLGRRGYDPDDLFQIGVIGLLKAIDRFDTRYSTAFSTYAVPLIFGELRRFLRDDGLIKVSRSIKEQAAAILKARQQLDQELGRSPTLSELSKHLGRPAADISAALAACSDAVSFDAPAPSGRAGKELTVQDMLPDRGPGEQERVERIALQESLQHLSPQEDSLIRLRYFQNKTQTETGRLLGMSQVQVSRMEKKILLRLRQSMSE; from the coding sequence CTGGAGCTGATCCGCAAAGCGCAGCAGGGCGATGCGCAGAGCCGTGAGCAGCTCGTCGCCCAAAACACCGGCCTGGTCTGGGCCAGTGTCAGACGCCTCGGCCGCCGCGGCTATGACCCCGACGACCTCTTTCAGATCGGCGTCATCGGCCTCCTCAAGGCCATCGACCGCTTCGACACACGCTACAGCACCGCCTTTTCCACCTACGCAGTCCCCCTCATTTTCGGCGAGCTCCGCCGCTTTTTACGCGACGACGGCCTCATCAAGGTCAGCCGCAGCATAAAAGAGCAGGCCGCTGCCATCCTAAAGGCCCGTCAGCAGCTCGATCAGGAGCTGGGGCGTTCTCCCACCCTGTCCGAGCTTTCCAAGCATCTTGGACGACCTGCCGCCGATATCTCCGCCGCCCTCGCCGCTTGCAGCGACGCCGTCTCCTTTGACGCGCCAGCCCCTTCCGGCCGTGCCGGCAAGGAGCTCACGGTGCAGGACATGCTGCCAGATCGCGGGCCCGGTGAACAGGAACGTGTGGAGCGCATTGCCCTGCAAGAATCATTGCAGCATCTTTCGCCGCAGGAGGATTCGCTGATTCGCCTGCGCTATTTTCAAAACAAAACACAGACCGAAACAGGACGGCTTTTGGGTATGTCGCAGGTGCAGGTTTCACGCATGGAAAAGAAGATTCTGCTGCGGCTGCGGCAAAGCATGAGTGAATAA
- a CDS encoding anti-sigma F factor — protein MPKEYTSDYINAELSSRSENEGLARVIVSAFAARLDPTLEELDDVRTAVSEAVTNAIIHGYAGKEGSIHLCCRIEGQTLTITVEDHGIGIADLDQAMQPLYTSKPEEERSGMGFTMMQTFMDELTVDSIPNQGTKVVMRKSFRLLPEETADSGADPQSAAGRCAEP, from the coding sequence ATGCCTAAAGAATATACGAGCGATTATATCAACGCCGAGCTCAGCAGCCGCTCCGAAAACGAAGGCCTGGCCCGCGTTATCGTATCGGCCTTCGCCGCGCGCCTCGACCCCACACTGGAGGAACTGGACGATGTACGCACCGCCGTATCCGAAGCCGTCACCAACGCCATCATTCACGGCTATGCCGGCAAAGAGGGCAGCATCCATCTGTGCTGCCGCATTGAGGGACAGACCCTTACCATCACGGTAGAGGATCACGGCATCGGTATCGCCGATCTGGATCAGGCCATGCAGCCGCTTTACACCTCTAAGCCCGAAGAGGAACGTTCCGGCATGGGCTTTACCATGATGCAGACCTTTATGGACGAGCTCACCGTCGACTCCATCCCCAATCAGGGAACAAAGGTGGTGATGCGCAAATCCTTTCGTCTCCTCCCCGAAGAAACCGCCGACTCTGGAGCTGATCCGCAAAGCGCAGCAGGGCGATGCGCAGAGCCGTGA
- a CDS encoding anti-sigma factor antagonist (This anti-anti-sigma factor, or anti-sigma factor antagonist, belongs to a family that includes characterized members SpoIIAA, RsbV, RsfA, and RsfB.) encodes MKVQCRKSGRCLIVALSGEMDHHASDLIRRKIDDAYHVQGAIHIIFDCKGMNFMDSSGLGLIMGRYKTAASLGGRVAVTHVSKQLDRVLAMSGLYKIIQKSDDTESAIQALEGGKQHA; translated from the coding sequence ATGAAGGTACAATGCCGAAAATCCGGGCGCTGCCTGATCGTTGCCCTCTCGGGCGAAATGGATCACCACGCCTCTGATCTCATCCGGCGCAAAATTGACGACGCCTACCATGTGCAGGGCGCCATTCACATAATTTTTGATTGTAAAGGAATGAATTTTATGGACAGTTCCGGCCTCGGTCTCATCATGGGACGTTATAAAACAGCTGCTTCCCTCGGCGGGCGAGTAGCTGTTACTCATGTATCCAAGCAGCTTGACCGCGTCCTTGCCATGTCCGGCCTATATAAGATCATTCAAAAATCCGATGATACCGAAAGTGCCATCCAAGCGCTGGAAGGAGGGAAGCAGCATGCCTAA
- a CDS encoding stage V sporulation protein AB → MREVGLCLFGIASGIVISGGVFAFIVIIGIVPRLVQRTKTAKHILLYESVISWGGVIGTLTMLGDHLLTDMGWVEVPIGIGYGVFVGCLAVAIAEVLDVIPIMCRRLKVAKSIPWLMLVLAAGKTVGALIYFFVPGFLILK, encoded by the coding sequence ATGAGAGAGGTAGGCTTATGTTTATTTGGCATTGCCTCCGGCATTGTGATTTCAGGCGGCGTATTTGCCTTTATTGTCATCATCGGGATTGTGCCGCGGCTTGTGCAGAGGACTAAGACGGCCAAGCATATTCTGCTGTATGAATCGGTGATTAGCTGGGGCGGTGTGATTGGCACGCTGACTATGCTGGGTGATCATCTGCTGACGGACATGGGATGGGTCGAGGTTCCGATTGGCATAGGATACGGCGTGTTTGTAGGATGTCTGGCAGTGGCCATTGCCGAGGTGCTGGACGTCATTCCCATCATGTGCCGCCGTTTAAAAGTAGCTAAAAGCATTCCCTGGCTCATGCTGGTGCTGGCTGCCGGCAAAACGGTCGGGGCATTGATTTATTTCTTTGTGCCGGGATTTCTTATATTGAAATAA
- the spoVAC gene encoding stage V sporulation protein AC: MQLKVEKQQYQMWVEQISPQTNLWLGCLKAFLVGGLICVLGQCIRNFALTIDGVTTEQAGIWTSITLIFLGAFVTGIGWYDNLGHFAGAGSIIPITGFANGIVSSAIEYKKEGFILGLGAKMFSIAGPVLVYGTLASSLVGLAYWIIGRF, translated from the coding sequence ATTCAATTGAAAGTAGAGAAGCAGCAATATCAAATGTGGGTGGAGCAGATCTCCCCGCAGACGAACCTATGGCTTGGATGCCTAAAAGCTTTTTTAGTGGGAGGACTGATCTGTGTATTGGGGCAGTGTATCCGCAATTTTGCGCTGACAATAGACGGTGTGACAACAGAACAGGCGGGGATCTGGACCAGCATCACGCTGATTTTTCTGGGAGCCTTTGTAACGGGAATCGGATGGTATGACAATCTGGGGCATTTTGCTGGCGCCGGATCGATTATTCCGATTACCGGTTTTGCTAACGGCATTGTTTCATCGGCGATTGAATACAAAAAAGAGGGATTTATTTTGGGGCTGGGCGCAAAAATGTTTTCGATTGCCGGCCCGGTGCTGGTGTACGGAACGCTTGCCTCATCGCTGGTGGGGCTGGCGTATTGGATCATAGGGAGGTTTTAA
- the spoVAD gene encoding stage V sporulation protein AD — MLGKQSVIFENPPVIISEASVVGPKEGEGPLGSFFDTVWKDEKNGAESWEKAESQLVQQSLEMSIQKAGLSKEQIRYLVAGDLLNQLTATHFGVRDLNIPFIGAYGACSTMGLSMGLAAMLIDGGFADYAAAEASSHFCTSEKQFRTPLGYGSQRPLYATWTVTGSGSVILGRKESERKDGRQTVVVSGMTTGAIVDYGIKDAFNMGGAMAPAAAAVMLAHFQDFSRTPEDYDCIFTGDLGYYGAELLQKLMEKDGYLLEGHYRDCGTIIYAKEEQDTHGGGSGCGCSAVTLTGYLMKKLRGGKLGRILFIPTGALLSPLSSQQGESIPCIAHAVVIETKGYCRTAERS, encoded by the coding sequence ATGCTTGGCAAGCAGAGTGTGATTTTTGAAAATCCGCCTGTGATTATTTCAGAAGCGAGCGTGGTAGGGCCTAAGGAAGGCGAAGGCCCGCTCGGCAGCTTTTTTGATACCGTATGGAAGGATGAGAAAAATGGAGCAGAGTCTTGGGAAAAAGCGGAGAGTCAGCTGGTGCAGCAATCGCTGGAGATGTCCATTCAGAAAGCGGGGCTATCTAAGGAACAAATTCGTTATCTGGTAGCCGGAGACCTCCTCAATCAGCTGACCGCAACACACTTCGGAGTAAGGGATCTAAACATTCCTTTTATTGGCGCCTATGGCGCGTGTTCAACGATGGGGCTGTCTATGGGGCTCGCGGCTATGCTGATTGACGGCGGCTTTGCCGATTATGCGGCTGCGGAAGCATCAAGCCATTTCTGTACGTCGGAGAAGCAGTTTAGAACGCCACTGGGCTATGGCTCGCAAAGGCCGCTGTATGCCACATGGACGGTGACGGGAAGCGGGAGCGTGATCCTTGGCCGCAAGGAGTCCGAGAGGAAGGACGGTCGTCAAACCGTTGTGGTGAGCGGCATGACCACGGGAGCAATCGTGGACTATGGCATCAAGGACGCTTTTAATATGGGCGGAGCGATGGCTCCGGCGGCTGCAGCGGTTATGCTAGCGCATTTTCAGGATTTTTCGCGCACTCCGGAGGATTATGACTGCATTTTCACAGGTGATCTTGGATATTATGGAGCCGAGCTCCTGCAGAAGCTGATGGAGAAGGACGGATATCTCCTGGAGGGGCATTACCGTGACTGCGGCACAATCATCTATGCCAAGGAAGAGCAGGATACGCATGGGGGCGGCTCCGGCTGCGGTTGCAGCGCGGTTACGCTGACCGGCTATTTGATGAAAAAGCTGCGCGGCGGCAAGCTGGGACGGATTTTATTTATCCCTACAGGAGCGCTTCTATCACCGCTCAGCAGTCAGCAGGGAGAGAGCATTCCCTGTATCGCTCATGCGGTCGTGATTGAGACCAAAGGATATTGCCGCACGGCGGAAAGGAGCTGA
- the spoVAE gene encoding stage V sporulation protein AE, with protein MEYIKAFIVGGLICIVGQIILQRTKLTPARIVVIFVAAGAILTGLGVYEPLVEFAGCGATVPLTGFGYTLAKGVMKAVQEVGILGIFTGGYQAAAGGVGASILFGYLASVIFEPKSKK; from the coding sequence ATGGAATATATTAAGGCATTTATCGTGGGCGGACTGATCTGCATCGTGGGACAGATCATCCTACAAAGAACGAAGCTTACACCAGCGCGGATTGTTGTGATTTTTGTGGCCGCTGGCGCCATACTGACGGGTCTCGGCGTATATGAGCCATTGGTAGAATTTGCAGGCTGCGGTGCCACTGTGCCTCTGACAGGGTTTGGATATACGCTGGCCAAGGGCGTAATGAAAGCAGTGCAGGAAGTAGGAATTTTAGGTATTTTCACCGGCGGCTATCAGGCAGCAGCTGGCGGCGTGGGCGCCTCGATTCTGTTTGGTTATCTGGCCTCGGTAATTTTTGAGCCCAAATCGAAAAAATAA
- a CDS encoding putative toxin-antitoxin system toxin component, PIN family yields MRIVIDTNVLISGVFFGGFPRKILSSIVNGKITAYATFEIINEYEEIIQEMIDRKQGHINRTILIPLIKTMEIIEPSSHIEICRDSDDNKFLECAKDSHALYIVSGDKDLLIIKEYENIQIITAKDFCEKYLLD; encoded by the coding sequence ATGAGAATTGTTATAGATACTAATGTTTTAATCTCAGGTGTGTTTTTTGGTGGATTTCCCAGAAAAATTCTCAGCTCTATTGTCAACGGGAAAATAACAGCTTATGCTACGTTTGAAATTATTAATGAATACGAAGAAATTATACAGGAGATGATTGACCGAAAGCAAGGACACATAAATAGAACAATTCTTATTCCATTAATTAAAACTATGGAAATAATTGAACCATCCTCCCATATTGAAATATGTCGCGATTCAGATGATAATAAATTTCTGGAATGTGCAAAAGATTCCCATGCGTTGTATATTGTCAGCGGCGATAAAGACTTGCTTATCATTAAAGAATATGAGAATATCCAGATTATTACAGCTAAAGATTTCTGTGAAAAATATTTACTTGATTAA
- a CDS encoding AbrB/MazE/SpoVT family DNA-binding domain-containing protein, whose product MNTQILTVSSKGQISLPVSIRERLSIDTGDKLVAYASGDVIMLKPLKLPSAEEFEATLDEAQKWAATVGYTENDVNDIIKSSRRKKRT is encoded by the coding sequence ATGAATACACAGATATTAACCGTTTCTTCAAAAGGACAGATTTCCCTCCCGGTCAGCATTCGTGAACGCTTGTCAATTGATACCGGAGATAAGTTGGTTGCATATGCCTCCGGAGATGTTATCATGCTTAAACCATTAAAGCTTCCCTCCGCAGAAGAATTTGAAGCAACGTTAGACGAGGCACAAAAATGGGCAGCAACTGTTGGCTATACCGAAAATGACGTTAATGATATCATTAAATCTTCAAGAAGGAAAAAAAGAACATGA
- the asnS gene encoding asparagine--tRNA ligase — protein sequence MDCVLIRELFKKPDQYADQTITVTGWVRSIRDSKSLGFIVLHDGTSFNTLQIVYEESKLNNFSEISRLPVGSSIIVTGRLVMTPQAKQPFELQAASVEIEGLSTPDYPLQKKRHSFEYLRTIAHLRPRSNTFQAVFRVRSLAAFAIHRFFQERDFVYVNTPIITGSDCEGAGEMFRLTTLDLASVPTGEDGKIDYSEDFFGKEANLTVSGQLNGETFATAFRNIYTFGPTFRAENSNTPRHAAEFWMMEPEICFADLADVMQLEEDMLKYVIRYLLEHAADELAFFNGFVDKTVLERLNTIVNKDFVRCSYTKAIEILQASGKQFDYKPEWGCDLQTEHERYLTEVAFEGTPVFVTDYPKEIKSFYMRLNDDEKTVAAADLLVPGVGELCGGSQREERLNILETRIRELGMREEDYWWYLDLRRYGSVRHGGFGLGFERLIMYVTGMTNIRDVIPFPRTVNNLDF from the coding sequence GTGGACTGTGTTTTAATCCGTGAGCTTTTTAAGAAGCCTGATCAATATGCGGATCAAACCATCACTGTCACCGGTTGGGTGCGCAGTATTCGGGACTCTAAGTCTCTGGGGTTCATCGTGCTTCATGACGGTACCTCTTTTAACACTTTACAGATCGTATACGAGGAGTCCAAGCTGAATAATTTCAGTGAAATCAGCCGCTTGCCCGTTGGTTCCTCTATCATTGTGACCGGACGGCTTGTGATGACGCCCCAGGCCAAACAGCCTTTCGAGCTTCAGGCCGCTTCGGTTGAAATCGAAGGACTTTCGACTCCCGACTATCCTTTGCAAAAAAAGCGGCATTCCTTTGAATACCTGCGTACAATTGCACATTTGCGTCCTCGCTCCAACACGTTTCAGGCCGTATTTCGCGTGCGTTCTCTGGCGGCCTTTGCCATTCATCGTTTCTTTCAGGAGCGTGATTTTGTTTATGTTAATACGCCGATCATCACCGGCAGTGATTGTGAAGGCGCCGGCGAAATGTTTCGCCTGACGACGCTTGATCTTGCCTCCGTGCCCACCGGCGAAGACGGAAAAATTGACTACAGCGAAGACTTTTTCGGCAAAGAGGCTAACCTTACTGTCAGCGGTCAATTAAACGGCGAGACCTTTGCTACCGCCTTCCGCAATATCTACACCTTTGGCCCTACCTTCCGTGCTGAAAACAGCAATACGCCGCGCCATGCGGCCGAATTCTGGATGATGGAGCCTGAAATCTGCTTTGCAGATCTTGCCGATGTGATGCAGCTCGAAGAGGATATGCTTAAATATGTAATTCGCTATCTGCTTGAGCATGCCGCTGATGAGCTTGCCTTCTTTAACGGCTTTGTAGATAAGACGGTTTTAGAGCGTTTGAACACCATTGTGAATAAAGACTTTGTGCGCTGCTCTTATACAAAGGCCATTGAAATTCTGCAGGCGAGCGGCAAGCAGTTTGATTACAAGCCCGAATGGGGCTGCGATTTGCAGACAGAGCATGAGCGCTATCTGACGGAGGTTGCCTTTGAGGGTACACCGGTTTTCGTTACGGATTATCCAAAGGAGATCAAATCCTTCTATATGCGCCTCAATGATGACGAAAAGACCGTTGCTGCAGCCGATCTTTTGGTTCCCGGTGTCGGAGAGCTTTGCGGCGGCAGCCAGCGTGAGGAGCGTCTGAACATTTTGGAAACGCGCATCCGTGAGCTTGGCATGCGCGAAGAGGATTACTGGTGGTATCTGGATCTGCGCCGCTATGGAAGCGTACGTCACGGCGGATTTGGCCTTGGCTTTGAGAGGCTCATTATGTACGTCACCGGTATGACCAATATCCGCGATGTAATTCCTTTCCCGCGTACCGTCAACAATCTGGATTTTTAA
- a CDS encoding DUF4358 domain-containing protein, with protein sequence MKKKRKGLALICGLLLSLSMIGCSAPKDISLQEVHAQIKEAYGENYLPSMPYDSQILETIYGIKPEWVEEFTAEGPAMSAHVDTFIAIKATEGNADNVKNALEAYKQANIESGFNYPMNLAKIEQSEVYQIGDYVFYLLLGAYYEGEDENEEPAFYQEQTKIGLDVLKQYE encoded by the coding sequence ATGAAAAAGAAAAGAAAAGGGCTCGCCCTCATATGCGGCCTGCTGCTGTCACTGAGCATGATCGGCTGCAGCGCGCCAAAGGACATCTCCCTGCAGGAGGTTCACGCGCAGATCAAAGAAGCATACGGAGAAAACTATTTGCCCTCCATGCCCTATGATTCACAGATTCTGGAGACGATATACGGCATAAAGCCAGAATGGGTCGAAGAATTTACGGCTGAAGGGCCGGCAATGAGCGCGCATGTGGATACCTTTATTGCCATCAAGGCAACAGAGGGGAATGCCGACAATGTCAAAAATGCGCTGGAAGCCTATAAGCAGGCCAATATAGAATCCGGATTTAACTATCCCATGAATCTGGCCAAGATCGAACAGTCAGAGGTCTATCAGATCGGCGATTACGTGTTCTATCTTCTGCTGGGCGCTTATTATGAAGGCGAAGATGAGAACGAGGAGCCGGCCTTCTATCAGGAGCAGACCAAGATCGGTCTCGATGTGCTCAAGCAATACGAATAA
- the glgB gene encoding 1,4-alpha-glucan branching protein GlgB — MDFQAFYQGQTMDAYQFFGAHPHAGGTQFRVYAPAASRVTLMGEFTNWQEIDMQRNSQFYEYDHPQAAPGQLYHYCIYDHAGTRVRHSDPYGFSMELRPGLCSRIVDLNDYTFHDQKWMKKRTRCFHDPLNIYELHFGSWRTNPDAPNGWYSYEELAEPLIAYLKQSHYTHVEFMPLSEHPFDGSWGYQNTGFFSPTSRYGTPRQLKSLIDQLHQAGLGAILDFVPIHFAVDSYGLHQFDGTALYEYPHHDVGESEWGTYNFIHSRPDVCSFLQSAANYWLSEYHFDGLRMDAISRALYWQGDPARGVNHAAAAFLRNMNQALHELHPSAMLIAEDSTSYPGVTASAASGGLDFDYKWDLGWMNDTLDYFKKTPQERPQHYHKLTFSMMYYYNERYLLPFSHDENVHGKATILQKMQGDYEDKFPQGRALYLYMMTHPGKKLNFMGGEIGQLREWDESREQDWDILRYPNHDSFYHYLRRLNELYMTHPALYAADHEQEGFQWVDCHEEALSVYAFLRHTEKESLLAVFNFSDEPRHAFSLKLAGKSRPALLLCSDEECFGGQTAEPKKLFTYQKGQLMLDLPPFSGLLFKL; from the coding sequence ATGGATTTTCAAGCTTTCTATCAAGGTCAGACCATGGACGCCTATCAGTTTTTCGGCGCTCATCCCCATGCTGGCGGCACACAGTTTCGCGTTTATGCCCCAGCCGCCAGCCGCGTAACGCTGATGGGAGAATTTACAAACTGGCAGGAGATTGACATGCAGCGAAACAGCCAGTTTTATGAATATGACCATCCGCAGGCGGCTCCCGGTCAGCTCTATCACTACTGCATCTATGATCATGCCGGCACCCGTGTGCGCCACTCTGACCCCTATGGTTTCAGTATGGAGCTGCGTCCCGGTCTTTGCTCGCGTATTGTTGATCTGAACGACTATACCTTTCATGATCAAAAATGGATGAAAAAACGAACACGCTGCTTTCATGACCCGCTCAATATCTATGAGCTGCATTTCGGCTCCTGGCGTACCAATCCGGACGCCCCAAACGGCTGGTACAGCTATGAAGAGCTTGCCGAGCCCCTCATCGCCTATCTGAAGCAAAGCCACTACACGCATGTCGAATTCATGCCGCTCTCCGAGCATCCCTTCGATGGCTCCTGGGGCTATCAGAACACCGGTTTTTTCAGTCCCACCTCGCGCTATGGCACGCCGCGGCAGCTCAAATCCCTCATCGACCAGCTGCATCAGGCCGGTCTGGGTGCTATCCTCGACTTCGTGCCCATTCATTTTGCCGTCGATTCCTACGGTCTTCATCAATTTGACGGCACAGCGCTCTACGAATATCCGCACCACGATGTAGGCGAAAGCGAATGGGGCACCTACAATTTCATCCATTCCCGCCCTGATGTGTGCTCTTTCCTGCAGTCAGCCGCCAATTACTGGCTCAGCGAATACCACTTCGACGGACTGCGTATGGATGCCATCAGCCGTGCTCTGTATTGGCAGGGCGATCCCGCCAGAGGCGTCAACCATGCCGCGGCTGCTTTTCTTCGGAATATGAATCAGGCTCTTCATGAGCTTCATCCGTCTGCCATGCTCATCGCAGAGGATTCTACCAGCTATCCGGGCGTTACTGCCTCTGCCGCCTCCGGCGGTCTGGACTTTGATTACAAATGGGATCTGGGCTGGATGAATGACACGCTTGATTATTTCAAAAAAACGCCGCAGGAGCGGCCGCAGCATTATCATAAGCTTACCTTTTCTATGATGTATTATTATAACGAACGCTATCTGCTGCCCTTTTCCCATGATGAGAATGTGCATGGCAAGGCCACGATCCTGCAGAAAATGCAGGGGGACTATGAAGATAAATTTCCTCAGGGGCGTGCGCTCTATCTGTATATGATGACGCATCCAGGAAAAAAGCTGAATTTCATGGGCGGTGAGATCGGGCAGCTGCGCGAATGGGATGAATCGCGCGAGCAGGACTGGGATATCCTGCGCTATCCGAATCATGACAGCTTTTATCATTATCTGCGCCGGCTAAATGAGCTCTATATGACGCATCCAGCCTTGTATGCCGCCGATCATGAGCAGGAAGGATTTCAGTGGGTGGACTGCCATGAGGAGGCGCTCAGCGTGTATGCTTTTTTGCGTCATACCGAAAAAGAAAGTCTATTGGCAGTCTTTAATTTCTCGGATGAACCCCGGCATGCCTTTAGCTTAAAGCTTGCCGGCAAATCTCGTCCGGCTTTGCTGCTGTGCAGCGATGAAGAATGTTTTGGCGGTCAAACGGCTGAGCCAAAAAAGCTTTTTACCTATCAAAAAGGGCAGCTGATGCTGGATCTGCCGCCCTTTAGTGGTCTGCTCTTTAAGCTTTGA
- a CDS encoding IMP dehydrogenase has translation MAYYFSEPSHTFSEYLLVPGYSSSECIPSNVSLKTPLVKYRKGQEECPLSLNIPMVSAIMQSVSGEKMAIALATEGGVSFIYGSQTIEEEAAMVARVKNYKAGFVASDSNINPEDTLADVLALKQETGHSTMAVTEDGTPTGKLVGIVTSRDYRVSRMDPQTKVKEFMTPFESIIYAKDGITLKEANDIIWEHKLNSLPIVDEHQRLKYFVFRKDYSSHKENPNEMLDEHKRYIVGAGINTRDYAERVPALVEAGADVLCIDSSEGFSEWQKLTLDFIRSKYGDSVKVGAGNVVDREGFLYLAKAGADFIKIGIGGGSICITREQKGIGRGQASAVIEVAQARDEYFKETGIYIPICSDGGIVHDYHMTLALAMGADFMMLGRYFARFDESPTNRIMVNGTYMKEYWGEGSNRARNWQRYDMGGDKKLSFEEGVDSYVPYAGSLKDNVNLSLSKVKHTMCNCGCLSIPELQEKAKITLVSATSIVEGGYHDVTLKNSEQPK, from the coding sequence AGGAGTGCCCTCTTAGCCTGAATATCCCGATGGTTTCTGCGATCATGCAGTCGGTATCCGGCGAAAAAATGGCCATTGCGCTGGCCACAGAGGGTGGCGTTTCTTTTATTTACGGCTCTCAGACGATTGAAGAAGAGGCGGCCATGGTGGCACGCGTAAAGAATTACAAGGCCGGCTTTGTTGCCAGTGACTCGAATATCAATCCTGAAGATACGCTGGCGGATGTGCTCGCGCTCAAGCAGGAGACCGGGCACAGCACCATGGCGGTGACAGAGGACGGCACGCCCACCGGCAAGCTGGTCGGCATTGTGACAAGCCGTGATTATCGTGTGAGCCGTATGGATCCTCAGACCAAGGTCAAGGAATTTATGACGCCGTTTGAGTCCATTATTTATGCTAAGGACGGCATTACCTTAAAAGAAGCAAATGATATTATCTGGGAGCATAAGCTCAACTCCCTACCGATTGTGGACGAGCACCAGCGCCTGAAATATTTTGTTTTCCGCAAGGATTACTCATCCCATAAGGAAAACCCCAATGAAATGCTGGATGAGCACAAGCGCTACATCGTGGGTGCGGGCATCAATACGCGCGATTATGCGGAGCGCGTGCCCGCTTTAGTAGAGGCCGGTGCAGATGTGCTGTGTATCGATTCCTCCGAGGGCTTTTCCGAATGGCAGAAGCTGACGCTCGACTTCATCCGTTCTAAATACGGCGACAGCGTAAAGGTAGGCGCCGGCAACGTAGTTGACCGCGAGGGCTTTTTGTATCTGGCTAAGGCAGGCGCTGACTTTATTAAAATCGGTATCGGCGGCGGCTCCATCTGTATCACTCGTGAGCAAAAGGGTATCGGCCGCGGACAAGCCAGCGCCGTCATTGAGGTTGCGCAGGCACGTGATGAATATTTTAAGGAAACCGGTATTTATATCCCGATCTGCTCCGACGGCGGCATCGTGCACGACTATCATATGACGCTGGCTCTGGCCATGGGTGCTGACTTCATGATGCTGGGCCGTTATTTCGCCCGCTTTGACGAAAGCCCCACCAATCGCATCATGGTGAACGGTACATATATGAAGGAATACTGGGGCGAGGGCTCCAACCGCGCCCGCAACTGGCAGCGCTACGATATGGGCGGCGACAAAAAGCTTTCCTTTGAGGAAGGCGTGGATTCCTATGTGCCCTATGCCGGCAGCCTGAAAGACAATGTCAACCTGTCCCTGAGCAAGGTAAAGCACACGATGTGCAACTGCGGCTGCCTGAGCATTCCTGAGCTGCAGGAAAAGGCCAAGATCACGCTCGTTTCTGCCACCAGCATCGTAGAAGGCGGCTATCACGACGTAACCCTTAAAAACAGCGAGCAGCCCAAATAA